Proteins from one Mycobacterium sp. EPa45 genomic window:
- a CDS encoding TetR/AcrR family transcriptional regulator, which translates to MSAVAVAASTPDTRQRLIDAAIALFIRHSFAGTSLQMIADELGFTKAAIYHHFRTREQLLTAILEPIIDKLSAVVDDAEKQRGVHARAERMLNGYARLAVENPMLVSVLAADPSVHTVLKANRDWTRMIARQMTLLADVHPGPGGLMRAQFVFAGIAGSADPKREADDEWLHGQLVDTGRRALGLRPPRRTS; encoded by the coding sequence ATGAGCGCAGTCGCTGTAGCCGCCTCGACACCCGATACCAGACAGCGGCTGATCGACGCTGCGATCGCGCTGTTCATCCGGCACAGCTTTGCCGGCACGTCGCTGCAGATGATCGCCGACGAGCTCGGTTTCACCAAAGCTGCCATCTACCATCACTTTCGGACTCGCGAGCAACTGCTCACCGCGATCCTCGAGCCGATCATCGACAAGCTGTCTGCGGTGGTCGACGACGCGGAGAAGCAGCGCGGTGTGCATGCCCGCGCCGAGCGGATGCTCAACGGTTACGCGCGACTGGCCGTGGAGAACCCCATGCTGGTCTCGGTGCTCGCGGCCGATCCGAGCGTGCACACGGTCCTGAAGGCCAACCGCGACTGGACGCGCATGATCGCGCGTCAGATGACGCTACTCGCCGACGTCCACCCCGGCCCGGGTGGGCTCATGCGGGCGCAGTTCGTGTTCGCGGGCATCGCCGGGTCGGCCGATCCGAAACGCGAGGCCGACGACGAGTGGTTGCACGGCCAGCTCGTCGACACCGGCCGACGGGCGCTGGGGTTGCGTCCACCCCGGCGAACGTCCTGA
- a CDS encoding SDR family NAD(P)-dependent oxidoreductase: MSTSKTAVVTGGGSGIGAAIVNRLRADGYNVAILDLTPSEAEFSYVADVTDRAQIDAALTEIRATLGPVTILVNAAGKDSFRRFLDLSFEQWQNIVDINLHGVFHTTQAVLPDMIEAGWGRIVNISSSSTHSGVPYMSAYVAAKSGVNGLTKSLALEYGPAGITVNAVPPGFIDTPMLRKAEARGNMGDIQATIDATPVRRMGKPEDIAAACAFFISEEAGYITGQILGVNGGRNT; this comes from the coding sequence GTGTCCACCTCGAAGACGGCAGTGGTGACCGGTGGCGGCTCGGGGATCGGTGCGGCGATCGTCAATCGGCTGCGCGCGGACGGCTACAACGTGGCCATCCTCGACCTGACCCCGTCGGAAGCGGAGTTCTCCTACGTCGCCGACGTCACCGACCGCGCGCAGATCGACGCAGCGCTCACCGAAATCCGCGCCACGCTGGGTCCGGTCACGATCCTCGTCAACGCCGCAGGCAAGGACAGCTTCCGCCGGTTCCTCGACCTCAGCTTCGAGCAGTGGCAGAACATCGTCGACATCAACCTGCACGGGGTCTTCCACACCACACAGGCCGTCCTGCCCGACATGATCGAGGCCGGCTGGGGCCGTATCGTCAACATTTCGTCGTCGAGCACCCATTCGGGGGTGCCCTACATGTCCGCCTACGTCGCGGCCAAGTCCGGTGTCAACGGCCTCACGAAAAGCCTTGCCCTGGAATACGGCCCGGCCGGTATCACCGTCAACGCCGTCCCACCCGGTTTCATCGACACCCCGATGCTGCGCAAGGCCGAAGCCCGCGGAAACATGGGTGACATCCAGGCCACGATCGACGCCACCCCGGTGCGGCGGATGGGCAAGCCCGAGGACATCGCGGCTGCCTGCGCCTTCTTCATCTCCGAAGAAGCCGGCTACATCACCGGCCAGATCCTCGGCGTCAACGGCGGCCGCAACACCTAG
- a CDS encoding ANTAR domain-containing protein, which produces MPVPEFHPREDSQQGELFDRILERVHLDLPDAVGLAITLHERRLDEEEVTVLAARGYGGEIVEAQLAGLGGPVIDAFTYQMPVLTLDLWADERWPELSLQAIESRVPEHSAAWREVRGVVAVPGVWKADSMVVLSCALDRPSTATTVTTLIGYEQLVSAAMVSAGAEDETATADMLAVLQSRGAIEQAKGAIMGRLMCDADTAWATLRRASHESNVKLRSLAVALVEHISGAPAEQPAAGSPIVPNEQARQAAGLLWAVLTHESTPAEPAG; this is translated from the coding sequence ATGCCCGTCCCCGAGTTCCACCCGCGCGAGGATTCCCAGCAGGGCGAGCTGTTCGACCGGATCCTCGAACGTGTCCATCTCGACCTTCCCGACGCTGTCGGACTGGCGATCACCCTGCATGAACGGCGCCTCGACGAAGAAGAGGTGACGGTGCTGGCCGCCCGCGGCTACGGCGGCGAGATCGTCGAAGCCCAGTTGGCCGGCCTCGGCGGTCCGGTCATCGACGCCTTCACCTACCAGATGCCGGTCCTGACGCTGGATCTGTGGGCCGATGAACGCTGGCCTGAGCTGAGCCTGCAGGCCATAGAGAGCCGGGTGCCCGAACACAGCGCCGCGTGGCGCGAGGTCCGCGGCGTGGTCGCGGTGCCCGGGGTGTGGAAGGCCGACAGCATGGTCGTGCTGTCCTGCGCACTGGACCGGCCGTCGACTGCAACGACGGTCACCACCCTCATCGGCTATGAGCAGCTGGTCTCGGCGGCCATGGTGTCAGCCGGAGCGGAGGACGAGACCGCGACTGCCGACATGCTGGCCGTGTTGCAGTCGCGCGGCGCCATCGAGCAGGCCAAAGGCGCGATCATGGGACGGCTGATGTGCGATGCCGACACCGCGTGGGCGACGCTGCGCCGCGCCAGCCACGAATCCAACGTGAAGCTGCGATCACTGGCAGTGGCGTTGGTCGAACACATCAGCGGCGCCCCGGCCGAACAACCCGCGGCGGGCTCGCCCATCGTGCCGAACGAGCAGGCCCGGCAGGCCGCCGGTCTGTTGTGGGCGGTGCTCACCCACGAGTCGACGCCGGCCGAACCGGCCGGCTGA